CCCTTCCGAGGGTTTGCAGGTGACACTGTACCGTGCATCTGGAATGCGAAAAACATCCCGGATGAAAAGGCTTATATACTTCCCCTGTATACTGGGGAATGCGCGAGAACACAACCTCAAACAAACAAGTGTTCTCGAATATGGAGAGCCAAGATCTCCGCCTTCGGGCGTGCACTCTTGAGCTCTGACGTTCGATGCTACGAATGTCTCGTGAAAACGGACATTCTAAGAGTGTGCCGTCACGGGACATAGGTGAAACGTGGTAAACTGCCAGTTTCAAGTTTCATTCATCTGATGACGATTAAAGTCAATAAGATTTGACTCCGGTTGATCCTGCCGGCGGCCACCGCTATAGGAATTCGATTAAGACATGCGAGTCGAGAGCGCAAGCTCGGCGGACTGCTCAGTAACACGTGGACAACGTGCCCTAAAGTGGGGGATAATCAGGGGAAACTCTGGATAATACCCCATAGATCATGAGATCTGGAATGACTTATGGTTCAAAGTTCCGGCGCTTTAGGATCGGTCTGCGGCCTATCAGGTAGTAGTGGGTGTAATGTACCCCCTAGCCTATTACGGGTATGGGCCTTGAGAGAGGGAGCCCAGAGTTGGATTCTGAGACACGAATCCAGGCCCTACGGGGCGCAGCAGTCGCGAAAACTTCACAATGGGCGAAAGCCCGATGAGGGAATTCCTAGTGCTAGCACTTTTGTGTTAGCTTTTCTTTAGCGTAGATAACTAGAGGAATAAGGGCTGGGTAAGACGGGTGCCAGCCGCCGCGGTAATACCCGCAGCCCGAGTGGTGGTCGATTTTATTGAGTCTAAAACGTTCGTAGCCGGTCTGATAGATCCTTGGGTAAATCGGGGGGCTTAACCTTCCGAATTCCGAGGAGACCGTCAGGCTTGGGATCGGGAGAGGTAAGAGGTACTTCAGGGGTAGGGGTAAAATCCTGTAATCCTTGGAGGACCACCGGTGGCGAAGGCGTCTTACTAGAACGAATCCGACGGTGAGGGACGAAGCCCTAGGTCGCAAACGGGATTAGATACCCCGGTAGTCTAGGGTGTAAACGCTGCAGACTTGGTGTTGGAGGCCCTTCGGGGGCATTCAGTGCCGGAGAGAAGTTGTTAAGTCTGCTACTTGGGGAGTACGTCCGCAAGGATGAAACTTAAAGGAATTGGCGGGGGAGCACCGCAACGGGAGGAGCGTGCGGTTTAATTGGATTCAACACCGGAAAACTCACCAAGGGAGACCATCACATGAAAGCCAGGCTAATGACTTTGCTTGATTCTTGGAGAAGTGGTGCATGGCCATCGTCAGTTCGTACTGTAAAGCGTTCTCTTAAGTGAGATAACGAACAAGACCCTCACTTATAATTGCTAACTAGATCTCCGGATCTGGTGCACATTATCGGGACCGCTGGCGCTAAGTCAGAGGAAGGAGAGGTCAACGGTAGGTCAGTATGCCCTGAATCTCTTGGGCTACACGCGCGCTACAAAGGGCGGGACAATGAGTTCCGACACCGAAAGGTGAAGGTAATCTCCAAACCCGTCCGTAGTTCGGACTGAGGGTTGTAACTCACCCTCACGAAGCTGGATTCCGTAGTAATCGCGAATCAAAAACTCGCGGTGAATATGCCCCTGCTCCTTGCACACACCGCCCGTCAAACCACCCGAGTCGGGTTTCAGTGAGGCTGCCTTTTATTGGGGTATTCGAGCTGAGATTCAGCAAGGGAGGTTAAGTCGTAACAAGGTATCTGTAGGGGAACCTGCAGATGGATCACCTCCTACGCAGGGTTGGGCTTCGGCCCAACCCTCAACAAATATAAAGCGCAAATAATTGCAAGGAAAATCGTAAAGGTTTTCTCGGCAGTTCCTTGGCAGCTTGCCACGCACTAAACGTAGCATCGAACGCCCATTTCCATAATTCTTGTCATTGTTTTTCAGCATTCATTCCTTATCGGACTCGTTCTTTGAAAATATTAAAAAGAAGTTTTGTTCAGAAGAATCTCTTCTTTTTCAGCCAAACTCCCGTGCCGAGACAGATCAGTATGATCCCCGTCATCAGCCATATGAACGCGGATCCGGCGTTCTGGCCCGGGAGATCGATATTCATCCCATAGATCCCAGATACGATCATGGGTATCGACAGGAGGAACGTGATCACTGTGAGCCACCTTATGGTGGAATTGAGTCTGTTTCCCATCATGGATGAGAGCATCCCGCTCGTGCTGTTCATGACCTCGCGATATATGGATGCCATTTCTATGGCCTGTTGATTCTCTATGACTACGTTGCGGAGGAGCTCTTTGTTCTGTTTGCTCAGTTTCTCCTCCGAGTTACGCTTTATCAGATCCAGAACTATGTTGCATCCTTTCAGGGATGTGACGAAGTAGACGAGACTGTTTTCCAGTTTGTGGATGGCCACTATGTCTTTGTCGTCAACCCCGTCGTCTATCTTTTCCTCTATGTTCTTACGACGGAGATTGATCTCCCGCAGATCCTGCTGATATGTTTTGGATATTGTGAAAAGAAGGCGGATTATGAATCCGTATCTGTCGTCGAGATCCAGGTTCTTATTGGTCTCTATGAAATGTTCTTGGATCCCGCTGCTGATCCTGCATACGGTTATGATGCGGTCTCTTGTGATTATCATAGCCAGCGGCAGCGTATCGAATTGACCGTCATCCCGCATGTATGGGATATCGACGATCATGCATGTGCCTTCATCGTATGGCTCCCAGCGGGAGATCTCGTCCGCATCCGTGGCAGCGGTGAGGATGGATAGGTCCATGCCCGATCTTTCGGATTCTGTACGGAGCTCTTCATCCGTCGGAGCCGTTATCCTGGTCCATGTACCAGGTCCGGGGGAATCGGTCTCCACGATACCTCCTTCGGAGTTGGTGTATATGCGGATCATCTTTCCAGCATGGTCCTGAATGGATAATAATGGTAGTCCTGCCCGGATTCGAACCGAGGTCACCGGCTCCAAAGGCCAGCATGATTGACCACTACACTACAGGACTGTGTTGACGATTATTCCGTTCGTCTATTAAAATCAAGTGCTTTTTCCAAGGAGGTATGTGGGGCGGCAGTCCGTGACCGTAGCATTGATGAACGTTCCAAGGGGGATATCCTCCTTTATTACGACGGGGCGGTAGTTCCCCGTACGCGCTATGACGGATCCGTCTGCCGAGGTTTCCGACACCAGCGCACGATATGTCCTGCCGATCATGTTCGTGTTCACATCGTTCTCGGTGGCATTCTTCACCTCCGTGAGTTCCGTGGACCGCTCCTTCGAGATCCTTCCGTTTATCTGGGGCATTCCGAACGCCTCCGTGCCCGGTCTGGGCGAGAAGCGGGTTATGTTGACGGTGTCCGCCCTGAGTCTCCTGATGAGGGCGACACTTTCCTCATGATCCTCATTGCTTTCACCCGGGAATCCGGATATCAGATCCGTGGCAATGCTCATGTCGGGGTATCTTTCGCGTATGGCGTCGATCAAGGAGAAGAAGTCCTCCGAGGTGTAGTGCCTGCTCATCATATCCAAAACATGGTCGCTGCCGCTCTGTACAGGGATGTGGAGGAAGCGGTACATCCTCTCATCTTCGAAAACGTCCAGGACGCTGTTCAACACTGGCCTCAGGCTGTTGGGGTTCATCATGCCTATCCTTATGCGGTACTCCCCGTCCTTCTCCAGGAGTTTGCGTATGAGGTCTCCCAGATCCGTTCCTATGTCACGGCCGTAGCATCCGGTGTCCTGTGCTGTGATCAGGACCTCCTTGACTCCGGAGTCGATGAATCTGTCGAAACGTTCCTTGATCCCCTCGGGAGAATAACTCCTAAGGGTCCCCCTGGCGAATCTGGTTATGCAGTATGTGCAGTTCCCTCTGCAGCCCTGTGCGATGGGGATGATGGCCGTCACCGGAGAACGCTTCTGTACGATGGGTGTTCCGCACCCATACATCTTGGATACGGCATCCGAGAAACCATCATAATCCTCCGGAGGTATGATCAGCGATCCGGGGAGGCGTACCATCACCCTTCCCGCCTGCACCTTGGCCATGCACCCGGTGACGATGACCTGTTTTCCGGCCGCCTTGAGCTCGTTCATCCTCTTGATCATCCGCTTTTCCGTAGTGTCTACCACGGTGCAGGTGTTGAGGATAACTATGTCCGCCTCGTCGGCGGAGAGGACACGGATGTGGCCGAGCGCATCCATACGCTCGGCCAGTTCCTCTCCCTCTCCGTAGTTCATCGTACAGCCGTACGATTCTACGAAGTATCTCATGGGACTTCAGTGGTTCACGGCCTCGGTGGTGACCTGCCCGAAGGCGGTCTTCGCCGAGATGTTGGTGATCTTGACGTTGGTCCTGGTGCCTCTGGTGGTCCCCGGGACGATGATCAGATAGTCCATGTACTTCCCTACTCCGTCACCTTTCTTTCCGACGTCGTTGATGGTCACTTCGATGACGTCTCCGGGGCGGAGGGTGTTGGCATCCTCGGCTTTGGCGGCCTTCCTGACCATTATGGGTCTGCGGGCACCGCATGCCTCGCAGACGAGGATGAACGTCCTGTCCTCTTTCTCTATATGGGTGTCGGGCCTGCCGCACTCGGAGCAGATGACATAGGTCTCGGTGTAGTCCTTGATCTTCTCGTCGATGTGGGACGTACTGATCTTGGCCTTGAACACGACCCTGCGGCCCTCGAGGTTACCGGGGGTACCGAGTTCCTTCAGCAGATACTGGAGGAGGTGCTGCGGATCCCTTCTGAGCTTGTCGGTCACGTCGATGAAGTTCTTGAAAATGGTGATCTTCCCTTCCTGGATGATGTCGAGCTCGGGAAGTTCGAACCTCTCGTGTTGCTCGATCTGGTCGGGAAGCTGGGATTTCGCTCTGTCGAGCATTGCAAGATAATCGTTCTCTTCCATTTGGGTCGCCTCTTAATAAGGTTCGCTATCATGGTACCCAATATAAATGTATGCGCGCCCGCGCGATAAATACGGGCGCGCGATTTCCATTACTGGCCGCGGTCTTTCCTGTATGCCATGGCCGCGTCTACCAGTCCCTGATGGAGCGGGGACGGTTTCATGGGGCGGGATTTGAATTCGGGGTGGAACTGGGAGGCCACGAAGTATGGGTGTCCCTCCAATTCCCCGATCTCCATCTTGGTCCCGTCCTCGGAGCGTCCGGTGAACTTCCATCCCGCTTCCTCGAACCGGTCGATGTATCCCGGGTTCACCTCGTATCTGTGCCTGTGCCTCTCGGATATCCTGTCCGCCCCATAGAGGGCTTCCGCCTTCGAACCCTTCTCCACCAGGACGGTCTGGGCGCCGAGTCTCATGGTGCCGCCCATCTGGGTGACTCCGGCCTGTTCGGGCATGATGAAGATGACCGGGTGCTTGGTGCCGGGTTCGAACTCGGTGGAGTCGGCGCCCTCGAGGCCGAGGACGTCCCTGGCGATCTCTATGGTGGCTATCTGGAATCCGAGGCACACCCCGAGGAACGGCACCCCGTTCTCCCTTGCGTATCTGGCGGCCGCGATCTTACCCTCGACGCCTCTGACGCCGAACCCTCCGGGGACGAGTATTCCGTCCACATCCCCGAGGATGTCCCCGGGGTCGCCGTGCAACAGCGTATCGCTGTCCACGAACTTTATCCCCACATGGCAGCACCTCTCGGCACCGGCGTGGGTGAGGGCCTCCAGCTGGCTCAGGTAAGAGTCCGCCAGGGCGGTATATTTGCCTACGAGGGCAATGGTGACCTCGGAGGACGGGTTCACTATGTTGTCCAGGAACCTCTCCCATTTCTCCATGTGCCTGCCGGTCGTCATGGGGGCGAGCTTCATCCTGTCGATGATGAGGTCGGCGACCCCCTGTCTCTCCAGTATGAGGGGCACCTCGTAGATGGAGCGTGCATCGGGACACGAGATCACGGCATTCTCGTCCACGTCGCAGAACATGGCTATCTTGGCCTTGGCGGATTCGCTGAGTTCCCTGGAGCACCTGCCGACGATGATGTCGGGTTTTATCCCGACGGACATGAGGTCCCTTACGGAATGCTGGGTGGGTTTGCTCTTCTCCTCCCCTACGGATCCCATGATGGGGATGAGGGTCGTATGGATGAACATGACGTTCTCCTCTCTTCCGAGGTCCCTCCCGAGCTGTCTCGCAGCCTCCAGGAAGGGCATGGATTCGATGTCCCCCACGGTCCCTCCCAGTTCCACAATGGCCACGTCCGCCCCGGACTGTCTGGCGACCGCCGTTATCCTCCTCTTTATCTCATTCGTGATGTGGGGGATTATCTGGACGGTCTTCCCGAGATACTCCCCCCTCCTCTCGTTCTCGATGACGGTCCTGTAGACCTTCCCCGTGGTGATGTTGTTGTCCATTCCAAGATGGAGGTCCATGAACCTCTCGTAGTTCCCGAGGTCGAGATCCACTTCCCCGCCGTCGTCCAGGACATACACCTCCCCGTGTTCGAACGGGTTCATGGTCCCTGCGTCGATGTTGAGGTAGGGGTCGATCTTGATGGATGTCACGTTGATGCCTCTCGACTTGAGAAGACGCCCTATGGAAGATGCGGTGATCCCCTTTCCCAATCCGGATATTACTCCTCCGCTGACGAAAATCAATTTCATGTCAAATCAACGGGAACCTCTCTAAGCATAAATCGTTAATAAACATTTGTGATAGAAATGGCGGATATGATGTTCAAACGTCCATGTGATGTCATTTAGTCGTTGTTTTTGTACGGTTTTATCTAAAAAATCACGATTAAGTATCAAGGACGGCATTCAATGCGACATCATTATATTCATGTTCTGGATATATCGAATGACCTGCGGAGTATACCGCGGGTGCTTGGTTTTTGTATTTTCTCTGGTAAACCATTAAATATAATCTGTGAATAGCGACCCTCAGCATAGCCACGCTTAGCAATATTTAATGATATTGCGCGGGGCATAATCGCATCGCGAGCGAAAAAACAAACCCAAAATAGGTGAAAACAATGGGAAACGGTCTATTCACTGCAAGAAAAATGCAGGCAGACAGGCAGAAGTTCCGCTGGCTAGACAGGGGATACAAGAAGAGGGTACTGAAGCTGAGGGAGAAGTCCGATCCTCTCGAGGGATCCGCACAGGGACGCGGCATCGTTCTGGAGAAAGTCGGAATCGAGGCAAAGCAGCCCAACTCCGCTATCCGTAAGTGCGTCAAGGTCCAGCTTATCAAGAACGGACGTCAGATCACCGCATTCGCCGTCGGAGACGGAGCCATCAACTTCATCGACGAGCACGACGAGGTCCTCGTAGAGGGTATCGGCGGAAGGATGGGAAGGTCTTACGGAGATATCCCCGGAGTCCGTTACAAGGTCATCAAGGTCAACAACGTCTCCCTCGACGAGATGGTAAGGGGCAGGGTCCAGAAGCCCACCAGATGAAGGTGTGAAACATGGCAGACGAAGAAGTTCAGACTCAGGAGCAGGTCGCAGTCGCCGCACCTGCCGAGGAGAAAACCAAGATGGTCGCCCCCAAGGCACCCGTCTTCGGCAAATACGACACGACCGAGATCGTCATCAACGACGCCGGTCTTGCAAAGTACATCGACCTCAACTCCACCAGCGTCCCCCACTCCGGCGGGAAGCACGCCAACAAATGGTTCGGAAAGTCCAACCTCAGCATCGTGGAGAGGCTGATCAACAACATCATGAGGACCGAGAAATACACCGGAAAGAAACTGAAGGCATACAAGGCCGTTTCCGATGCATTCGACATCATCGCCGCGAAGACCAAGAAGAACCCTGTACAGGTCCTCGTGGAGGCCCTCGAGAACGCAGCACCCCGTGAGGAGGTCACCAGGCTGCAGTTCGGAGGAATCTCCGTCCCCAAGGCCGTCGACATCTCCCCCCAGAGGAGGCTCGACATCGCCCTCAGGAATGTCAGCAGCGGAGTCGTCGCTGCATCTGCAAAGAACAAGAAAACTATTCAGGACTGCCTGGCCGACGAGATCATGCTCGCAGCCAAAGGAGACATGACCTCCTTCGCCGTAGCGAAGAAAGAGGAGACCGAGAGGGTCGCCCAGTCCGCCAGGTGATTAGGTTAACGATAAGGTGAGTGAGTATGGGACGTAAAGAAGAGAATGTCAAATACGCGACGACCATTATGAAGACTCCCGAGTTCGTAAGGAACATCGGGACCGCCGCGCATATCGATCACGGAAAGACCACTTTCTCCGATAACCTGATCGCAGGAGCAGGAATGATGTCGGAGGACCTCGCTGGAAAGCAGTGTGTTCTGGACTTCGATGAGCAGGAGGCCGCAAGGGGAATCACCATCAACGCGGCATCCGCGTCCATGGTCCACCACTTCGAGGGAAAGTCCTACCTCATCAACCTTATCGACACCCCCGGTCACGTCGACTTCGGTGGGGACGTCACCAGGGCCATGAGGGCTCTGGACGGAGTGTTCATCCTCTGCTGCGCCGTCGAGGGTATCATGCCTCAGACCGAGACCGTCATCAGGCAGGCGCTCAAAGAGCGTGTCAAGCCCATGCTGTTCATCAACAAGGTGGACAGGATGATCGTCGAGCAGCAGGTCACCAAGGAGATGATGATCGAGCGCTTCTCCAAGCTCATCGCCACCTTCAACGAGAAGATCAAGGCCAACCTGCCCGCACCTCTCAACAAGGAGTGGCAGGTCAGCATCCAGGACGGAACCGTCGCTTTCGGATCCGCCTACAACAACTGGGCCATCTCCGCCCCGTTCATGAAGAAGTCCGGGATCTCCTTCTCCGACATCTTCGACTACTGCAGCAAGGAAGGAGGACAGAAGGAGCTCGCACACAAGTCGCCCCTGCACGAGGTGGCCCTCGAGATGGCCATCAGGCACATCCAGCCTCCGACCCTCGCACAGAAGGTCCGTATCCCCATCATCTGGAAGGGAGACCTCGAGTCCAAGGTCGGAAAGGAGCTCATGAACTGCGACGCATCCGGAGACGTCGTCCTGATGGTCACCAAAATCATCATGGACAAGCACGCCGGAGAGGTCGCCGTCGGAAGGCTGTTCTCCGGAACCATCCAGAAGGGTCAGACCCTGTATGTCGCCGGACAGCCCGCTCCCCAGAGGGTCCAGACCGTCGCACTCATGGTCGGGGCCGACAGGATCGCCATCGATGACGCCAAGGCCGGAAACATCGTCGCAGTCACCGGACTGAAGGACGCCATCGCCGGATCCACCGTCTCCAGCATGATCGACATGGAGCCCTTCGAGAAGATGGCCCACTACTCCGAGCCCGTCGTCACCGAGGCCATCGAGGCCAAGGACACCAAGGACCTGCCCAAGCTGGTCGAGGTCCTCAGGACCGTCGGAAAAGCGGACCCGTCCCTTGCCATCGAGATCAACAACGAGACCGGAGAGCACCTCATCGCAGGAATGGGAGAGCTCCACCTGGAGATCACCGTCTACCGTATCGAGAACGAGCAGGGAATCCCCATCGTGGTCTCCCCGCCCATCGTCGTGTACAGGGAGTGCGTGAAGGGCAAGAACGCCGGCTTCGAGGGAAGGTCTCCCAACAAGCACAACAAGTTCACCTTCGTCGTTTCCAGGCTCGAGCAGGGAATCATCGACGCCATCCACAAGGGAGAGATCGACCCCGATGCGAAGATCAAGGACCCGAAGGCCCTTGCCAAGCAGCTTCAGGACCTCGGAATGACCGATGCCATGGAGGCAAAGGGAGTTGTCAAGTTCAAGAACGACAACGTCCTCATCGACTACACCAAGGGAATCCAGTACCTGCATGAGACCATGGAGCTCATCGCCGATGCATTTGACGAGGCCATGACCAAGGGACCCCTCGCCGCAGAGAAGGTCTCCGGTCTGAAGGTCGTCCTCATGGATGCAAAGCTCCATGAGGATACCATCCACAGAGGGCCCGCACAGATCATCCCTGCCGTCAGGGACGGTATCTACGGTGCCATGTGCCAGGCCGGCAGGGTTCTGCTCGAGCCTATGCAGCACGTCTTCATCAGCGTGCCTCCTGACTTCACCGGAAACGTCATCAGTCTGATCACCCAGCGCCGCGGAACCATCCTCGAGATGGGACAGGACGGAGCCGACTCCACCGTCAGCGCCAAGTGCCCCGTCGCCGACATGTTCGGATTCACCTCCGACATCCGCGGTGCCACTCAGGGAAGGGCTCTCTGGTCGACCGAGAATGCGGGATTCGAGGAGATGTTCCCCGATCTGCAGGAGAAGGTCGTCGGAGAGATCAGGACCAGAAAGGGCCTGAACCCCCAGCCTTACGATGCGAACTACTACTCCGGACTATAAGCCGGATGGGTTCGTCTAAAACCTTTAAATATAAACACCCTTATCGCACAAAAACTAACTCTAACGAGTAAATAAAGGAGACAAGAACATGGCAGAGAAACAGCACATGAACCTCGTCATCATCGGGCATGTCGACCACGGAAAATCCACCCTCACCGGAAGGATCCTGCTCGAGGCCGGTGCAATCGACCCTCACATCATCGAGAAATACAAGAAAGAGGCAGAGGAGAAAGGAAAGGGATCCTTCTACTTCGCATGGGTCATGGACGGCCTTAAGGAGGAGAGGGAGAGAGGAGTCACCATCGATGTAGCACACAAGAAGTTCTACACCGACAAGTACTACTTCACCGTCATCGACGCACCCGGACACCGTGACTTCGTCAAGAACATGATCACCGGAACCTCCCAGGCAGACGCAGCCATCATCACCTGCTCCGCTATCGAGGGTCCCCAGGCTCAGACCAAGGAGCACGTCTTCCTTGCAACCACCCTCGGTGTCAAGCAGATCATCGTCGCCATCAACAAGATGGACGCAGTCAAGTACGACCAGGCCAAGTACAACGAGGCCAAAGAGGGAGTCGCAAAGCTCCTGAAGATGGTCGGAAACAAGGTCGAGAACATCCCCTTCATCCCCGTATCCGCATACTGCGGCGACAACGTGAAGGTAAAGTCCGAGAACACCCCCTGGTACAGCGGACCTACCCTCTTCCAGGCACTCGACAACCTGTCCGTTCCCGAGAAGCACACCGAGAAGCCCCTCAGGGTTCCCGTCCAGGATGTCTACACCATCACCGGTATCGGAACCGTCCCCGTCGGACGTGTCGAGACCGGAGTCATGAAGCCCAACATGAAGGTCATCTTCGAGCCCTCCCACGCGACCGGAGTCGTCAAGTCCATCGAGGAGCACCACGAGCAGCTGCCCGAGGCCGTTCCCGGAGACAACGTCGGATTCAACGTCGGTGGAGTCGCCAAGAACGACATCAAGAGGGGAGACGTCGCCGGACCCGTCGACAACCCTCCGACCGTTGCAAAATCCTTCACCGCACAGATCATCGTGCTGAACC
The nucleotide sequence above comes from Candidatus Methanomethylophilus alvi Mx1201. Encoded proteins:
- a CDS encoding magnesium transporter CorA family protein, which gives rise to MIRIYTNSEGGIVETDSPGPGTWTRITAPTDEELRTESERSGMDLSILTAATDADEISRWEPYDEGTCMIVDIPYMRDDGQFDTLPLAMIITRDRIITVCRISSGIQEHFIETNKNLDLDDRYGFIIRLLFTISKTYQQDLREINLRRKNIEEKIDDGVDDKDIVAIHKLENSLVYFVTSLKGCNIVLDLIKRNSEEKLSKQNKELLRNVVIENQQAIEMASIYREVMNSTSGMLSSMMGNRLNSTIRWLTVITFLLSIPMIVSGIYGMNIDLPGQNAGSAFIWLMTGIILICLGTGVWLKKKRFF
- a CDS encoding tRNA (N(6)-L-threonylcarbamoyladenosine(37)-C(2))-methylthiotransferase encodes the protein MRYFVESYGCTMNYGEGEELAERMDALGHIRVLSADEADIVILNTCTVVDTTEKRMIKRMNELKAAGKQVIVTGCMAKVQAGRVMVRLPGSLIIPPEDYDGFSDAVSKMYGCGTPIVQKRSPVTAIIPIAQGCRGNCTYCITRFARGTLRSYSPEGIKERFDRFIDSGVKEVLITAQDTGCYGRDIGTDLGDLIRKLLEKDGEYRIRIGMMNPNSLRPVLNSVLDVFEDERMYRFLHIPVQSGSDHVLDMMSRHYTSEDFFSLIDAIRERYPDMSIATDLISGFPGESNEDHEESVALIRRLRADTVNITRFSPRPGTEAFGMPQINGRISKERSTELTEVKNATENDVNTNMIGRTYRALVSETSADGSVIARTGNYRPVVIKEDIPLGTFINATVTDCRPTYLLGKST
- a CDS encoding translation initiation factor IF-2 subunit beta, producing the protein MEENDYLAMLDRAKSQLPDQIEQHERFELPELDIIQEGKITIFKNFIDVTDKLRRDPQHLLQYLLKELGTPGNLEGRRVVFKAKISTSHIDEKIKDYTETYVICSECGRPDTHIEKEDRTFILVCEACGARRPIMVRKAAKAEDANTLRPGDVIEVTINDVGKKGDGVGKYMDYLIIVPGTTRGTRTNVKITNISAKTAFGQVTTEAVNH
- the pyrG gene encoding glutamine hydrolyzing CTP synthase, translated to MKLIFVSGGVISGLGKGITASSIGRLLKSRGINVTSIKIDPYLNIDAGTMNPFEHGEVYVLDDGGEVDLDLGNYERFMDLHLGMDNNITTGKVYRTVIENERRGEYLGKTVQIIPHITNEIKRRITAVARQSGADVAIVELGGTVGDIESMPFLEAARQLGRDLGREENVMFIHTTLIPIMGSVGEEKSKPTQHSVRDLMSVGIKPDIIVGRCSRELSESAKAKIAMFCDVDENAVISCPDARSIYEVPLILERQGVADLIIDRMKLAPMTTGRHMEKWERFLDNIVNPSSEVTIALVGKYTALADSYLSQLEALTHAGAERCCHVGIKFVDSDTLLHGDPGDILGDVDGILVPGGFGVRGVEGKIAAARYARENGVPFLGVCLGFQIATIEIARDVLGLEGADSTEFEPGTKHPVIFIMPEQAGVTQMGGTMRLGAQTVLVEKGSKAEALYGADRISERHRHRYEVNPGYIDRFEEAGWKFTGRSEDGTKMEIGELEGHPYFVASQFHPEFKSRPMKPSPLHQGLVDAAMAYRKDRGQ
- a CDS encoding 30S ribosomal protein S12, whose protein sequence is MGNGLFTARKMQADRQKFRWLDRGYKKRVLKLREKSDPLEGSAQGRGIVLEKVGIEAKQPNSAIRKCVKVQLIKNGRQITAFAVGDGAINFIDEHDEVLVEGIGGRMGRSYGDIPGVRYKVIKVNNVSLDEMVRGRVQKPTR
- a CDS encoding 30S ribosomal protein S7; this encodes MADEEVQTQEQVAVAAPAEEKTKMVAPKAPVFGKYDTTEIVINDAGLAKYIDLNSTSVPHSGGKHANKWFGKSNLSIVERLINNIMRTEKYTGKKLKAYKAVSDAFDIIAAKTKKNPVQVLVEALENAAPREEVTRLQFGGISVPKAVDISPQRRLDIALRNVSSGVVAASAKNKKTIQDCLADEIMLAAKGDMTSFAVAKKEETERVAQSAR
- a CDS encoding elongation factor EF-2, which translates into the protein MGRKEENVKYATTIMKTPEFVRNIGTAAHIDHGKTTFSDNLIAGAGMMSEDLAGKQCVLDFDEQEAARGITINAASASMVHHFEGKSYLINLIDTPGHVDFGGDVTRAMRALDGVFILCCAVEGIMPQTETVIRQALKERVKPMLFINKVDRMIVEQQVTKEMMIERFSKLIATFNEKIKANLPAPLNKEWQVSIQDGTVAFGSAYNNWAISAPFMKKSGISFSDIFDYCSKEGGQKELAHKSPLHEVALEMAIRHIQPPTLAQKVRIPIIWKGDLESKVGKELMNCDASGDVVLMVTKIIMDKHAGEVAVGRLFSGTIQKGQTLYVAGQPAPQRVQTVALMVGADRIAIDDAKAGNIVAVTGLKDAIAGSTVSSMIDMEPFEKMAHYSEPVVTEAIEAKDTKDLPKLVEVLRTVGKADPSLAIEINNETGEHLIAGMGELHLEITVYRIENEQGIPIVVSPPIVVYRECVKGKNAGFEGRSPNKHNKFTFVVSRLEQGIIDAIHKGEIDPDAKIKDPKALAKQLQDLGMTDAMEAKGVVKFKNDNVLIDYTKGIQYLHETMELIADAFDEAMTKGPLAAEKVSGLKVVLMDAKLHEDTIHRGPAQIIPAVRDGIYGAMCQAGRVLLEPMQHVFISVPPDFTGNVISLITQRRGTILEMGQDGADSTVSAKCPVADMFGFTSDIRGATQGRALWSTENAGFEEMFPDLQEKVVGEIRTRKGLNPQPYDANYYSGL
- the tuf gene encoding translation elongation factor EF-1 subunit alpha, which encodes MAEKQHMNLVIIGHVDHGKSTLTGRILLEAGAIDPHIIEKYKKEAEEKGKGSFYFAWVMDGLKEERERGVTIDVAHKKFYTDKYYFTVIDAPGHRDFVKNMITGTSQADAAIITCSAIEGPQAQTKEHVFLATTLGVKQIIVAINKMDAVKYDQAKYNEAKEGVAKLLKMVGNKVENIPFIPVSAYCGDNVKVKSENTPWYSGPTLFQALDNLSVPEKHTEKPLRVPVQDVYTITGIGTVPVGRVETGVMKPNMKVIFEPSHATGVVKSIEEHHEQLPEAVPGDNVGFNVGGVAKNDIKRGDVAGPVDNPPTVAKSFTAQIIVLNHPSVITVGYTPVFHVHTAQVACQITEICSANRAGKPLTDLSFIKNGDNAIVKVKPTKPLVIEPAKDFPPLGRFAIRDMGQTVAAGVCTEVEKA